A region of Streptomyces deccanensis DNA encodes the following proteins:
- a CDS encoding acyl-CoA dehydrogenase family protein, whose amino-acid sequence MPPVLESEEHKALRAAVSALGKRYGRAYIATVNKENRHPDELWSEAAKLGYLGVNLPEEYDGGGGGITELSIVLEELGAAGCPLLMMVVSPAICGTVIARFGTKAQKQTWLPALANGTRVMAFGITEPDAGSNSHRITTTARRDGVDWLLTGRKVFISGVDRADAVLIVGRTEDARTGTLKPCLFIVPTDTPGFAYRQIDMELRAAEKQFELSFDDIRLPADALVGDDNAGLLQLFAGLNPERIMTAAFAIGMARYALGRAVEYARDRTVWRQPIGAHQAIAHPLAQSHIELELARLMMQKAAHLYDAGDDATAGEAANMAKYAAGEACVRAVDQAVHTLGGNGLTAEFGLASLITAARVSRIAPVSREMILNYVSHQTLGLPKSY is encoded by the coding sequence ATGCCCCCCGTCCTGGAATCCGAAGAACACAAAGCCCTACGAGCCGCAGTCTCCGCCCTGGGAAAGCGTTACGGCCGTGCATACATAGCCACGGTCAACAAAGAGAACCGCCACCCAGACGAACTCTGGTCCGAGGCGGCAAAACTCGGCTACCTGGGCGTCAACCTCCCCGAGGAGTACGACGGCGGAGGCGGCGGCATCACCGAACTCTCCATCGTCCTGGAGGAACTCGGAGCCGCAGGCTGCCCGTTGCTCATGATGGTCGTGTCACCGGCCATCTGCGGTACGGTCATCGCCCGCTTCGGCACCAAGGCTCAGAAGCAGACTTGGCTGCCCGCCCTGGCGAACGGCACCCGCGTGATGGCCTTCGGCATCACCGAACCCGACGCCGGCTCCAACAGCCACCGCATCACCACCACCGCCCGCCGCGACGGAGTCGACTGGCTGCTCACGGGCCGCAAGGTCTTCATCTCGGGCGTCGACCGGGCGGACGCCGTCCTCATCGTCGGCCGCACCGAGGACGCTCGCACCGGCACCCTCAAGCCCTGCCTCTTCATCGTCCCCACGGACACCCCTGGCTTCGCGTACCGGCAGATCGACATGGAACTCCGCGCCGCCGAGAAGCAGTTCGAGCTGAGCTTCGACGACATCCGGCTCCCCGCCGACGCCCTGGTCGGCGACGATAACGCCGGCCTCCTCCAACTGTTCGCCGGCCTCAACCCCGAGCGGATCATGACGGCCGCCTTCGCCATCGGCATGGCCAGGTACGCCCTCGGCAGAGCCGTCGAGTACGCCCGCGACCGCACGGTCTGGCGGCAGCCCATCGGTGCCCACCAGGCGATCGCCCACCCCCTCGCCCAGTCCCACATCGAACTCGAACTGGCCCGCCTGATGATGCAGAAGGCGGCCCACCTCTACGACGCCGGTGACGACGCTACGGCCGGCGAAGCGGCCAACATGGCCAAGTACGCGGCGGGCGAGGCGTGCGTGCGGGCCGTCGACCAGGCCGTGCACACCCTCGGCGGGAACGGCCTCACGGCCGAGTTCGGCCTCGCCTCGCTGATTACCGCCGCGCGCGTGTCTCGTATCGCGCCGGTGAGCCGGGAGATGATTCTCAACTACGTCTCCCACCAGACCCTGGGCCTGCCGAAGTCGTACTGA
- a CDS encoding acyclic terpene utilization AtuA family protein, producing MTAAPLRIGNASGFYGDRFDAMREMLTGGELDVLTGDYLAELTMLILGRDRLKDPAAGYARTFLRQLEECLGLAYERGVRIVANAGGLNPSGLASRIRELAARLDIPVRVAHVEGDDLTAAHPGTLAAHAYLGGFGIAACLREGADIVVTGRVTDAALVTGPAAAHFGWGPGEYDRLAGAVVAGHVLECGAQATGGNYAFFHEATPAALRHPGFPLAELHADGTAVITKHPGTGGLVDIGTVTAQLLYETGGARYAGPDVTARLDTITLTQDGPDRVRVHGVRGEAPPPTLKVGLNRLGGFRNEVTFVLTGLEIERKAALVRDQLETALAAAKSRPAHVDWELARTDHPDARTEETASALLRLVVRDPDQATVGRALSGAAVELALASYPGFHVLAPPGKGAPYGVFEAAHVARDTVRHVAVLHDGRRLPVPPGDDTLPLRPVDEPALPAPLPPGLPTRRAPLGLVAGARSGDKGGNANIGLWARTDDAWRWLAHTLTTDRLRALLPETADLPVTRHTLPNLRALNFDVVGILGEGVASQARFDPQAKALGEWLRSRPLDIPEALL from the coding sequence GTGACGGCGGCCCCCCTCCGCATAGGCAACGCCTCCGGCTTCTACGGCGACCGCTTCGACGCCATGCGCGAGATGCTCACCGGCGGTGAACTCGACGTCCTCACCGGCGACTATCTGGCCGAGCTGACCATGCTCATCCTCGGCCGCGACCGCCTGAAGGACCCGGCCGCCGGGTATGCCCGCACGTTCCTGCGCCAGTTGGAGGAGTGCCTGGGCCTCGCGTACGAACGCGGGGTGCGGATCGTCGCCAACGCGGGTGGTCTCAACCCGTCCGGACTCGCCTCCCGCATACGGGAGTTGGCGGCCCGGCTCGACATCCCCGTCCGCGTCGCGCACGTCGAGGGCGACGACCTCACCGCCGCACACCCCGGCACCCTCGCCGCCCACGCCTACCTCGGCGGCTTCGGCATCGCGGCCTGTCTGCGGGAGGGCGCCGACATCGTGGTCACCGGCCGGGTGACGGACGCGGCCCTGGTGACCGGGCCCGCCGCCGCGCACTTCGGCTGGGGACCGGGGGAGTACGACCGCCTCGCGGGCGCCGTCGTCGCCGGGCACGTCCTGGAGTGCGGGGCGCAGGCCACCGGCGGCAACTACGCCTTCTTCCACGAGGCGACCCCGGCCGCCCTGCGCCACCCCGGCTTCCCCCTCGCCGAACTCCACGCCGACGGCACGGCCGTGATCACCAAGCACCCCGGCACCGGCGGCCTCGTCGACATCGGCACGGTCACCGCGCAGCTCCTCTACGAGACGGGCGGCGCCCGGTACGCGGGCCCCGACGTCACCGCCCGCCTCGACACGATCACACTCACCCAGGACGGCCCCGACCGCGTCCGCGTCCACGGCGTACGCGGCGAGGCCCCGCCCCCGACCCTCAAGGTCGGCCTCAACCGGCTCGGCGGCTTCCGCAACGAGGTCACCTTCGTCCTGACCGGCCTGGAGATCGAACGCAAGGCCGCCCTCGTCCGCGACCAGCTGGAGACCGCGCTCGCCGCCGCCAAGTCCCGTCCCGCGCACGTGGACTGGGAGCTGGCCCGCACCGACCACCCCGACGCCCGCACCGAGGAGACCGCCAGCGCCCTCCTCCGCCTCGTCGTCCGCGACCCGGACCAGGCCACCGTCGGCCGGGCCCTCAGCGGAGCCGCCGTCGAGCTGGCCCTCGCGAGCTACCCCGGCTTCCACGTCCTGGCCCCACCCGGAAAGGGCGCCCCCTACGGGGTGTTCGAGGCGGCCCACGTCGCCCGGGACACCGTGCGGCACGTCGCCGTCCTCCACGACGGCCGCCGGCTGCCCGTCCCGCCGGGCGACGACACCCTCCCCCTGCGACCGGTCGACGAACCGGCCCTCCCGGCACCGCTGCCGCCCGGCCTCCCCACCCGCCGCGCGCCCCTCGGCCTCGTCGCCGGCGCCCGCAGCGGCGACAAGGGCGGCAACGCCAACATCGGCCTCTGGGCCCGTACGGACGACGCGTGGCGCTGGCTGGCCCACACCCTCACCACCGACCGGCTCCGCGCGCTCCTGCCGGAGACGGCCGACCTGCCGGTCACCCGGCACACGCTGCCCAACCTGCGCGCCCTCAACTTCGACGTCGTCGGCATCCTCGGCGAGGGCGTCGCCTCACAAGCCCGCTTCGACCCCCAGGCCAAGGCCCTCGGCGAATGGCTCCGCTCCCGCCCCCTGGACATACCGGAGGCCCTGCTTTGA
- a CDS encoding alpha/beta fold hydrolase produces MPHIELSAGTIDYQDTGGEGPVIVFSHGLPMNETQWRKVVPLLDGYRCVLPTLPLGGHRRPMRPDADLSHRGVARLLGEFIERLGLEDVTLVLNDWGGGQFLVTEERGDRVGRLVLVACEAFDNFPPGAAKAVAKVCGVPGGVWLLTRLMRVPAFRDHRDGYGGMSLRGVPPEIMADWFGPATRSRAVRRDFAKFATSAPGRATLLEWSERLRDYDRPVLVVWATEDRLMPREHGPRLAELYPKGRLVEIADSSTLVPEDQPERLAQVLREFLGETGAGSLRHRE; encoded by the coding sequence GTGCCGCACATCGAGTTGTCCGCCGGGACGATCGACTACCAGGACACCGGCGGCGAGGGGCCGGTGATCGTGTTCAGCCACGGTCTGCCGATGAACGAGACGCAATGGCGCAAGGTCGTACCGCTGTTGGACGGGTACCGCTGTGTCCTGCCCACCCTGCCGCTCGGCGGCCACCGACGGCCGATGCGCCCGGACGCCGACCTGTCCCACCGGGGTGTCGCACGGCTGCTGGGCGAGTTCATCGAACGGCTCGGCCTTGAGGACGTGACCCTCGTCCTCAACGACTGGGGTGGCGGCCAGTTCCTGGTGACGGAGGAGCGGGGCGACCGCGTCGGGCGACTGGTGCTGGTGGCTTGCGAGGCGTTCGACAACTTCCCGCCGGGAGCGGCCAAGGCGGTGGCCAAGGTGTGCGGGGTCCCCGGTGGCGTCTGGCTGCTCACGCGGCTGATGCGGGTCCCCGCGTTCCGCGACCACCGCGACGGGTACGGGGGCATGAGCCTGCGCGGGGTCCCGCCCGAGATCATGGCCGACTGGTTCGGCCCGGCGACCCGGAGCAGGGCCGTACGCCGGGACTTCGCCAAGTTCGCCACGTCGGCTCCCGGCCGGGCGACCCTGCTGGAATGGAGCGAGCGCCTGCGGGACTACGACCGCCCCGTGCTGGTCGTGTGGGCGACCGAGGACCGCCTCATGCCGCGCGAACACGGCCCCCGGCTGGCAGAGCTGTATCCGAAGGGCCGGCTCGTCGAGATCGCCGACTCCTCCACCCTCGTCCCCGAGGACCAGCCGGAACGACTCGCCCAGGTCCTGCGGGAGTTCCTCGGGGAGACGGGGGCGGGGTCGCTCCGGCACAGGGAGTGA
- a CDS encoding pentapeptide repeat-containing protein yields the protein MELRGHGRRSWRDRLAGRGRTPVVVLAGVVGLVAVGAVLVLLPGAIVDHDLAGASVDERDRLKAVSDVRTTLLQALGGLAVLFGAYATWRQLRVSQDGLRATQEGYVTDRFSRAVDQLGSDKVDVRIGGLHALWRIAEHSARDREAILSILAAYLRTHLPWPPPTGPEDPAAPLAPAVPSAETPINDVVPLEVRAADAQVALTGLGVLLLHPREHSWLNLGVTDLRRADCDGLWLTEVNLDRACMEAAGLYHANLTQASLVSTNLRHADLTTAILRRTRLALADLRGARLVATDLRDADFTEADLREANLRKADASGAVLHRADLRLADLRGSDLSTADLTGARLTGALTSARTRWPADFDPTAAGVVLTEDPGPEPPPLLQPPGITTEHPPLRSMG from the coding sequence ATGGAGTTGCGGGGGCACGGTCGGCGATCTTGGCGGGACCGACTGGCCGGGAGAGGACGGACGCCGGTCGTCGTCCTCGCCGGGGTGGTGGGCCTCGTCGCCGTGGGCGCGGTGCTCGTCCTTCTGCCGGGTGCGATCGTCGATCACGATCTCGCGGGCGCGAGCGTGGACGAGCGGGACAGGCTGAAGGCCGTGAGCGACGTCCGTACGACGTTGCTCCAGGCCCTCGGCGGACTGGCCGTCCTCTTCGGCGCGTACGCCACCTGGCGTCAACTCCGGGTCAGCCAGGACGGTCTGCGCGCGACACAGGAGGGTTACGTCACCGACCGGTTCAGCCGGGCCGTCGACCAACTCGGCAGCGACAAGGTGGACGTACGCATCGGCGGGCTGCACGCGCTGTGGCGGATAGCGGAGCACTCGGCGCGGGACCGCGAGGCGATCCTCTCCATCCTGGCGGCCTATCTGCGGACCCATCTGCCGTGGCCGCCGCCCACCGGACCGGAGGACCCGGCGGCTCCACTGGCTCCGGCGGTCCCGTCGGCGGAGACGCCGATCAACGACGTCGTGCCCCTGGAGGTACGGGCGGCCGACGCCCAGGTGGCGCTGACCGGGCTCGGCGTGCTGCTGCTGCACCCCCGGGAGCATTCCTGGCTCAACCTCGGCGTCACCGATCTGCGCCGGGCCGACTGCGACGGGCTGTGGCTGACCGAGGTCAACCTCGACCGGGCCTGCATGGAAGCGGCGGGCCTGTACCACGCCAACCTGACCCAGGCCTCCCTCGTCTCCACCAACCTCCGGCACGCCGACCTCACGACCGCGATCCTGCGCCGGACCCGTCTCGCCCTCGCCGACCTGCGAGGCGCCCGTCTGGTCGCGACGGATCTGCGGGACGCCGACTTCACGGAGGCCGACCTGCGCGAGGCGAACCTCCGTAAGGCCGACGCCTCCGGCGCCGTCCTCCACCGCGCCGACCTCCGCCTGGCCGACCTGCGCGGCAGCGACCTGAGCACCGCCGACCTCACCGGGGCCCGCCTCACCGGCGCCCTCACCAGCGCCCGGACCCGCTGGCCCGCCGACTTCGACCCCACCGCCGCCGGTGTCGTCCTCACCGAAGACCCGGGCCCCGAGCCCCCGCCCCTCCTCCAGCCCCCGGGCATCACGACCGAGCACCCGCCGCTGCGCTCGATGGGGTGA
- a CDS encoding acyl-CoA carboxylase subunit beta produces MTVLASALDPNAPDHAANREAMLARLAELDAEHAAAIAGGGEKYVQRHRKRGKLLARERIELLLDPDTPFLELSPLAAWGSEYTVGASLVTGIGVVEGVECLITANDPTVRGGASNPWSLKKALRANDIALANRLPCISLVESGGADLPSQKEIFIPGGAIFRDLTRLSAAGIPTIAVVFGNSTAGGAYIPGMSDHVIMVKERAKVFLGGPPLVKMATGEESDDESLGGAEMHARVSGLADHFAVDEPDALRQARRVVARLNHRKAYADPDPHLVQPPKYDAEELLGIVPDDLKAPFDPREVIARIVDASDFDEFKPLYGTSLTTGWATLHGYPVGILANARGVLFSEESQKAAQFIQLANQRDIPLLFLHNTTGYMVGKEYEQGGIIKHGAMMINAVSNSRVPHLSVLLGASYGAGHYGMCGRAYDPRFLFAWPSAKSAVMGPQQLAGVLSIVARQSAAARGLPYDEEGDAALRAMVEQQIESESLPMFLSGRLYDDGVIDPRDTRTVLGLCLSAIHTAPYEGARGGFGVFRM; encoded by the coding sequence GTGACCGTCCTCGCCTCCGCCCTCGACCCGAACGCCCCCGACCACGCCGCGAACCGCGAGGCCATGCTTGCGCGGCTCGCCGAGCTCGACGCCGAGCACGCCGCCGCCATCGCCGGAGGCGGCGAGAAGTACGTCCAACGGCACCGGAAGCGCGGCAAGCTCCTGGCCCGCGAGCGCATCGAACTGCTCCTGGACCCCGACACGCCCTTCCTCGAACTGTCGCCGCTCGCCGCCTGGGGCAGCGAGTACACGGTCGGCGCCTCGCTCGTCACCGGCATCGGGGTCGTCGAGGGCGTCGAGTGCCTGATCACCGCCAACGACCCGACCGTACGCGGCGGCGCGAGCAACCCCTGGTCCCTGAAGAAGGCCCTCCGCGCCAACGACATCGCCCTCGCCAACCGGCTGCCCTGCATCAGCCTGGTGGAGTCCGGCGGAGCCGATCTCCCCTCCCAGAAGGAGATCTTCATCCCCGGCGGCGCGATCTTCCGCGACCTCACCCGGCTCTCCGCCGCCGGCATCCCCACGATCGCCGTCGTCTTCGGCAACTCCACCGCCGGCGGGGCCTACATCCCCGGCATGTCCGACCACGTGATCATGGTCAAGGAACGCGCGAAGGTGTTCCTCGGCGGCCCGCCCCTCGTCAAGATGGCCACCGGCGAGGAGAGCGACGACGAGTCCCTCGGCGGCGCCGAGATGCACGCGCGCGTGTCGGGCCTCGCCGACCACTTCGCCGTCGACGAGCCGGACGCCCTGCGCCAGGCCCGCCGGGTCGTCGCCCGCCTCAACCACCGCAAGGCGTACGCCGATCCGGACCCGCACCTCGTCCAGCCCCCCAAGTACGACGCCGAGGAACTGCTCGGCATCGTCCCGGACGACCTGAAGGCGCCCTTCGACCCCCGCGAGGTCATCGCCCGGATCGTCGACGCCTCCGACTTCGACGAGTTCAAGCCCCTCTACGGCACCAGCCTCACCACCGGTTGGGCCACCCTCCACGGCTATCCCGTCGGCATCCTCGCCAACGCCCGAGGGGTGCTGTTCAGCGAGGAGTCCCAGAAGGCGGCGCAGTTCATCCAGCTCGCCAACCAGCGCGACATCCCCCTCCTCTTCCTCCACAACACCACCGGCTACATGGTCGGCAAGGAGTACGAGCAGGGCGGCATCATCAAACACGGCGCGATGATGATCAACGCGGTCAGCAACAGCCGGGTCCCGCACCTGTCCGTCCTCCTCGGCGCCTCGTACGGCGCCGGTCACTACGGCATGTGCGGCCGCGCCTACGACCCCCGCTTCCTCTTCGCCTGGCCCAGCGCCAAGTCGGCCGTGATGGGCCCGCAGCAGCTCGCGGGCGTCCTGTCGATCGTGGCCCGCCAGTCGGCGGCGGCGCGCGGACTGCCGTACGACGAAGAGGGCGACGCCGCCCTGCGCGCGATGGTGGAGCAGCAGATCGAGTCCGAGTCGCTCCCGATGTTCCTGTCCGGACGGTTGTACGACGACGGGGTCATCGACCCCCGCGACACCCGCACCGTCCTCGGCCTGTGCCTGTCCGCGATCCACACCGCGCCCTACGAGGGCGCGCGCGGTGGCTTCGGCGTCTTCCGGATGTGA
- a CDS encoding TIGR03084 family metal-binding protein, producing MADPTPVIDDLRAESEELDLLVAELSPEEWALATPAPGWTVAHQIAHLAWTDHSSVLAVTDQAAFAREVESALTSPGDFVDAGAEEGAGKPPAELLADWRAGRDALDAALRAAPEGARFPWYGPPMSTASMATARLMETWAHGLDIADALGVPRITPGDRLRHIARLGIRTRDFAFGVHGLTPPFEEFRVELTSPTGELWTYGPEDATDRVAGPALDLCLLVTQRAHRADLALRAEGADADRWLDIAQAFAGPPGTGRAAKGATP from the coding sequence ATGGCCGACCCAACGCCCGTGATCGACGACCTGCGTGCCGAGAGCGAGGAACTCGACCTGCTCGTGGCCGAGTTGAGCCCGGAGGAGTGGGCGCTCGCGACGCCCGCGCCCGGCTGGACCGTCGCCCACCAGATCGCGCACCTCGCCTGGACGGACCACTCGTCCGTGCTGGCCGTGACCGACCAGGCAGCCTTCGCCCGTGAGGTCGAGAGCGCGCTGACCTCGCCCGGCGACTTCGTGGACGCGGGCGCCGAGGAAGGGGCCGGGAAGCCGCCCGCCGAGCTGCTCGCGGACTGGCGGGCCGGTCGCGACGCCCTGGACGCCGCCCTGCGCGCGGCACCCGAGGGCGCGCGCTTCCCCTGGTACGGCCCGCCCATGTCCACCGCCTCGATGGCGACCGCCCGCCTCATGGAGACCTGGGCCCACGGCCTGGACATCGCCGACGCGCTGGGCGTCCCCCGGATCACCCCCGGCGACCGCCTCCGCCACATCGCCCGACTCGGCATCCGCACCCGCGACTTCGCCTTCGGGGTGCACGGACTGACCCCGCCCTTCGAGGAGTTCCGCGTCGAACTCACCAGCCCCACAGGCGAGTTGTGGACGTACGGCCCCGAGGACGCGACCGACCGCGTCGCCGGCCCCGCCCTCGACCTCTGCCTCCTGGTCACCCAGCGCGCCCACCGCGCCGACCTCGCCCTGCGCGCCGAAGGCGCGGACGCCGACCGCTGGCTGGACATCGCCCAGGCCTTCGCGGGCCCGCCCGGCACCGGGCGCGCGGCCAAGGGCGCCACGCCGTGA
- a CDS encoding acetyl/propionyl/methylcrotonyl-CoA carboxylase subunit alpha, with protein MITSVLVANRGEIACRIFRTCAELGIRTVAVHSDADAGALHTRVADTAVRLPGATPADTYLRGDSIVKAALAAGADAVHPGYGFLSENPDFARAVQDAGLVWIGPPPEAIEAMASKTRAKELMGLTPLDEAEVTEKDLPVLVKAAAGGGGRGMRVVGRLDDLPAALESARAEAASAFGDGEVFVEPYIENGRHVEVQILADTHGTVWPLGTRDCSLQRRHQKVIEEAPAPALPEELTAELHTLAVRAARAVDYVGAGTVEFLVSDGTAHFLEMNTRLQVEHPVTEAVFGLDLVAEQLRVAEGHALPTAPPTAHGHGIEARLYAEDPAHAWAPQTGILHRLAVPEGVRLDTGYEDGDTIGVHYDPLLAKVIAHAPTRAEAIRRLAGALDRATLHGPTTNRALLVNSLRHEEFTSARMDTAFYDRHLPALTTPAPDPYAPLAAALAEATEGDPRFGGFRNVPSQPQVKRYATAGEEHEVRYRHTRTGPEADGVRIIHADARLVVLEVDGVQRKFEVARYGDRVHVNTTTLTALPRFPDPTTQQPPGSLLAPMPGTVVRIADHLKPGSPVEAGQPLLWLEAMKMEHKITSPATGTLTALHATPGQQVEMGALLAVVEHQPT; from the coding sequence GTGATCACTTCTGTCCTCGTCGCCAACCGGGGCGAGATCGCCTGCCGGATCTTCCGCACCTGCGCCGAGCTGGGCATCCGCACCGTCGCCGTGCACTCCGACGCCGACGCGGGCGCCCTCCACACGCGCGTCGCCGACACGGCCGTACGGCTGCCGGGCGCGACCCCCGCCGACACCTATCTGCGCGGCGACAGCATCGTGAAGGCGGCCCTCGCCGCAGGCGCCGACGCCGTCCACCCCGGCTACGGCTTCCTCTCCGAGAACCCGGACTTCGCCCGTGCCGTCCAGGACGCGGGCCTCGTCTGGATCGGCCCGCCCCCCGAGGCGATCGAGGCCATGGCGTCGAAGACCCGCGCCAAGGAACTCATGGGCCTCACCCCCCTCGACGAGGCCGAGGTCACCGAGAAGGACCTCCCGGTCCTGGTGAAGGCGGCGGCGGGCGGCGGCGGACGCGGCATGCGCGTCGTAGGCCGCCTCGACGACCTGCCCGCCGCCCTGGAGAGCGCCCGCGCCGAGGCCGCGAGCGCCTTCGGAGACGGCGAGGTCTTCGTCGAGCCGTACATCGAGAACGGCCGCCATGTCGAGGTGCAGATCCTCGCCGACACCCACGGCACCGTCTGGCCGCTCGGCACCCGCGACTGCTCCCTCCAACGCCGCCACCAGAAGGTGATCGAGGAGGCGCCGGCCCCCGCCCTCCCCGAGGAGCTGACGGCGGAACTCCACACCCTGGCCGTACGCGCCGCCCGAGCCGTGGACTACGTCGGCGCGGGCACGGTCGAGTTCCTGGTGTCCGACGGCACGGCCCACTTCCTGGAGATGAACACCCGCCTCCAGGTCGAACACCCGGTCACCGAAGCCGTCTTCGGCCTCGACCTGGTCGCCGAACAGCTCCGCGTCGCCGAGGGCCACGCCCTGCCCACCGCCCCACCGACCGCACACGGCCACGGGATCGAGGCCCGCCTGTACGCCGAGGACCCGGCCCACGCGTGGGCCCCGCAGACAGGCATCCTGCACCGACTGGCCGTCCCCGAGGGGGTCCGCCTGGACACCGGCTACGAGGACGGCGACACGATCGGCGTCCACTACGACCCCCTGCTCGCCAAGGTGATCGCCCACGCTCCCACCCGGGCGGAGGCGATCCGCAGGCTGGCAGGCGCGCTGGACCGGGCGACCCTGCACGGCCCGACCACCAACCGCGCCCTGCTGGTGAACTCCCTGCGCCACGAGGAGTTCACGTCCGCCCGCATGGACACGGCCTTCTACGACCGCCACCTCCCGGCCCTCACCACCCCCGCCCCCGACCCCTACGCCCCGCTGGCCGCCGCCCTGGCCGAGGCCACCGAGGGCGACCCCCGTTTCGGCGGCTTCCGCAACGTGCCCTCCCAGCCCCAGGTCAAGCGGTACGCGACGGCGGGGGAGGAGCACGAGGTCCGCTACCGGCACACCAGGACCGGCCCGGAGGCAGACGGAGTCCGGATCATCCACGCGGACGCGCGTCTCGTCGTCCTCGAAGTGGACGGCGTACAACGGAAGTTCGAGGTCGCCCGCTACGGCGACCGCGTCCACGTCAACACCACCACCCTCACCGCCCTCCCCCGCTTCCCCGACCCCACCACCCAACAGCCCCCGGGCTCCCTCCTGGCCCCCATGCCGGGCACGGTCGTACGCATCGCGGACCACCTGAAGCCGGGCTCACCCGTGGAAGCGGGCCAACCCCTCCTCTGGCTGGAGGCGATGAAGATGGAACACAAGATCACATCCCCGGCGACAGGAACGCTGACGGCCCTACACGCCACACCGGGCCAACAGGTGGAAATGGGCGCCCTCTTGGCCGTGGTCGAGCACCAGCCCACCTAA
- a CDS encoding EamA family transporter, translating into MTLPRAEQSAPAATAVTPAAPAPGGLRRARGLGSLGPVGLVLAGGISVQFGGALAVTLMPRAGALGVVTLRLAVAALVMLVICRPRLRGHSRTDWGTVVAFGVTMAAMNGLFYQAVARIPLGLAVTLEVLGPLALSVLASRRALNVVWAGLALCGVFLLGKGGGVGGLDPLGIAFALAAGLAWALYIVFSARTGRRFPQADGLALAMAVAAVLFLPLGIVESGGRLVEPTTLALGAAVAVLSSVLPYTLELVALRRLPASTFAILMSLEPAIAATAGFLVLDQALTTVEALAIALVIGASMGAVRTQVGRGKPDLPG; encoded by the coding sequence GTGACACTCCCCCGTGCTGAACAGTCTGCGCCTGCCGCGACGGCCGTGACCCCGGCCGCGCCCGCCCCCGGCGGCTTGCGCCGCGCGCGTGGCCTGGGTTCCCTCGGGCCCGTGGGGCTGGTGCTGGCCGGTGGGATATCGGTGCAGTTCGGCGGGGCGCTGGCGGTGACGCTGATGCCGCGCGCCGGGGCGCTCGGGGTGGTGACGCTCCGGCTCGCGGTCGCCGCGCTGGTGATGCTGGTGATCTGCCGGCCCCGGCTGCGCGGGCACTCGCGTACCGACTGGGGGACGGTGGTCGCCTTCGGCGTCACCATGGCCGCGATGAACGGCCTCTTCTACCAGGCCGTCGCCCGTATCCCCCTCGGCCTCGCCGTCACGCTGGAGGTGCTCGGCCCGCTGGCGCTCTCCGTCCTCGCGTCCCGGCGGGCGCTGAACGTGGTGTGGGCCGGGCTGGCCCTCTGCGGCGTCTTCCTGCTCGGGAAGGGCGGCGGAGTCGGCGGCCTCGACCCCCTGGGCATCGCCTTCGCCCTGGCCGCCGGGCTGGCATGGGCCCTCTACATCGTCTTCAGCGCGCGTACGGGGCGGCGGTTCCCGCAGGCCGACGGGCTGGCGCTCGCCATGGCCGTCGCGGCGGTGCTGTTCCTGCCGCTGGGGATCGTCGAATCGGGGGGCCGGCTCGTCGAGCCGACGACGCTCGCCCTGGGTGCCGCCGTGGCCGTGCTGTCCTCCGTCCTCCCGTACACCCTCGAACTCGTCGCGCTGCGCCGCCTGCCCGCCTCCACCTTCGCGATCCTCATGAGCCTTGAGCCCGCGATCGCCGCCACGGCCGGTTTCCTCGTCCTCGACCAGGCCCTCACCACCGTCGAGGCCCTCGCGATCGCCCTGGTCATCGGGGCGAGCATGGGGGCGGTACGGACGCAGGTGGGGCGGGGGAAGCCGGATCTGCCGGGATGA
- a CDS encoding GntR family transcriptional regulator, protein MRANGWVSTSMPYLTPREKGQGDAWAEEAAERGRRGTQRILYAGEVAAPAEVARLLGLTEGEPVVVRRRLILLDDQPNELTDTYYPVGIARGTGLAGTAKIPGGAVTLLARLGHVGARVREDVTADNPADEERETLRTAPGEPVLRLTRLTLDHDDRPLQVDRMVMPATRQRLCYEIAIATDDGAG, encoded by the coding sequence GTGCGCGCCAACGGCTGGGTCAGTACGTCGATGCCGTATCTGACGCCGCGGGAGAAGGGCCAGGGCGACGCCTGGGCCGAGGAGGCCGCGGAGCGGGGGCGCCGGGGCACCCAGCGGATCCTGTACGCCGGTGAGGTGGCCGCGCCCGCCGAGGTGGCGCGGCTGCTGGGGCTGACCGAGGGCGAGCCGGTCGTCGTACGCCGCCGCCTGATCCTTCTCGACGACCAGCCGAACGAGCTGACGGACACGTACTACCCGGTCGGCATCGCCCGTGGCACCGGTCTCGCCGGCACCGCCAAGATCCCCGGTGGAGCGGTGACGTTGCTCGCCCGGCTCGGCCATGTCGGCGCCCGCGTCCGCGAGGACGTGACGGCCGACAACCCGGCCGACGAGGAGCGCGAGACCCTGCGCACCGCCCCCGGTGAACCGGTGCTGCGCCTGACCAGACTCACCCTCGACCACGACGACCGCCCCCTCCAGGTCGACCGCATGGTGATGCCGGCGACACGCCAACGCCTTTGCTACGAGATCGCGATCGCGACCGACGACGGAGCCGGATGA